One part of the Ornithodoros turicata isolate Travis chromosome 2, ASM3712646v1, whole genome shotgun sequence genome encodes these proteins:
- the LOC135384686 gene encoding uncharacterized protein LOC135384686 encodes MVGCSAYGCSNSSVKGHKMFRVPWEKARRMRWAVAINRKKAGGRLWMPGVGARICEMHFVTRMRSDDPSHVDYVPSVFRHDRESETRAERKAKRYERHMRIMHKREAAAAQQHPRLDGEAEVGILGTDYGNTACTDDTSIDDNMGDIALTQAKAVQTDALALCASCSCLQEENEVLRGTVSTLQERVATLTRKLNAQFDVEHMNDDQALFYTGE; translated from the exons ATGGTCGGATGTTCTGCATACGGGTGCTCTAACTCGTCTGTCAAGGGACATAAAATGTTTCGGGTTCCATGGGAGAAAGCAAGACGAATGCGCTGGGCTGTAGCCATAAACCGAAAAAAAGCCGGCGGCCGTCTGTGGATGCCTGGTGTAGGCGCGCGCATCTGTGAGATGCACTTCGTGACAA GGATGCGAAGCGATGATCCGTCGCATGTGGATTACGTGCCATCAGTGTTCCGACACGATAGAGAGTCCGAGACCCGGGCTGAACGAAAAGCTAAGCG TTATGAACGCCACATGCGCATAATGCATAAGCGAGAAGCTGCAGCTGCTCAGCAGCATCCCAGGCTCGATGGGGAAGCCGAAGTAGGGATTCTGGGCACTGATTATGGCAATACTGCATGTACCGACGATACCAGTATCGACGATAACATGGGCGACATCGCATTGACTCAGGCTAAAG CTGTCCAGACAGACGCACTCGCCTTGTGTGCAAGTTGTTCCTGCTTGcaagaagagaacgaggtactgCGGGGGACAGTCAGTACTCTACAGGAGAGAGTTGCAACTCTAACTAGGAAATTGAATGCACAGTTTGATGTAGAGCACATGAATGATGATCAAGCATTGTTCTACACAG GTGAGTGA